The following is a genomic window from Globicephala melas chromosome 6, mGloMel1.2, whole genome shotgun sequence.
GCCTGGGGGCGGGTCGCCCCGCTTGCTGGCTCGCGGCAGGCCTAGCGCTACCGCCGGGCCTCTCGCTTACGGGCCGGGGAGTGTCGATCGCGTCGGCTGAGCAGGCCCGAGGCGGCGGCGCGCGAGCCCGGGGACAGCGAAAGCGAGCGCAGCTGGGGCCGGGAGACCCCTAGCTGCCCCACTACTGCCCTGCCTGGCGACCCTCGCCACGTCCCTTCCCCGCCTCGGAGCCCGGCTCCTCTCCGATAGGAGAGGCCTTGGCCTTGGTCTAGGGTGGGCCCGGGAGGCGCTCTGATCGCGGCCGTGTCCGTTGCCCCGCAGGTTCTCCCACCTGTCACCCTGGCCCTTCTCTGCTTGGACGGCGTCTTCCTCTCCTCAGCCGAGAATGACTTCGTGCACCGCATCCAGGAGGAGCTGGACCGCTTCCTGCTGCAGAAGCAGCTGTCAAAGTAAGCTGGTGTGATGGTGGCGTCGGGCCCTGGGCTGCTGAAAAGGTCAGGGTTCGCCCAGAGCCTCCTGTGCCCCTTTGCCCAGTGGTGCATCCAAAGTAACGGGCTCGCAGCTCGCTCTGACCTTGGCCTTTAGGTTTAATAATCTGCTCTCAGGCCTCTCCCAGctgcatctttctttttaaaaaaatttttaattatctattttatacatattagtgtatatatgtcaatcccaatctcccagttcgtaTCCCGCGCCCCCCCCCCGTGTCTCTACATgtgtgttctctacatgtgtgtctttatttctgccttgcaaactggttcatctgtaccatttttctagattacacatatatacattaatatacgatatttgtttttctctttctgacttacttcactctgtatgacagtctctagatccatccacgtctctacaaatgacccaatttcactccttttatggctgagtaatattccattgtatatatgtatcacatcttctttatccattcgtctgttgatgggcatttaggttgcttccatgacctggtaaatggtgctgcaatgaacattggggtgcatgtgtctttttgaattatggttttctcagggtatatgcccagtagtgggattgctgggtcatatggtaattctatttttagttttttaaggaccctccataccgttctccatagtgactgtatcaatttacattcccaccaacagtgcaagagggttcccttcttgccacaccctctccagcatttattgtctgtagattttctgatgatacccattctaactggtgtgaggtgatacctcattgtagttttgatttgcatttctctaataattagtgatgttgagcagcttttcatgtgcctcttggccatctgtatgtctcggagaaatgcctatttagttcttctgcccatttttggattgggttgtttgtttttttaatattgagctgcatgagctgtttatatattttggagattaatcctttgtccgttgattcatttgcaaatattttctcccattctgagggttgtcttttcgccttgtttacggcttcctttgctttgcaaaagcttttaagtttcattaggtcccatatgtttattattgtttttatttccattactctaggagatgggtcagaaaagatcttgctgtgatttatgtcaaagagtgttcttcctatgttttcctctaagagttttatagtgtctggtcttacatttaggtctctaatccattttgagtttatttttgtgtatggtgttagggagtgttctaatttcattcttttacgtgtagctgtccagttttcccagcaccacttattgaagagactgtcttttctccattgtatatccttgcctcctttgtcatagattagttgaccataggtgtgtgggtttatctctgggctttctatcctgttccattgatttatagttctgtttttgtgccaagacagtaatattgtcttgattactgtagctttgtagtatagtctgaagccagctGCACCGTTCACTTGTAACCCTGAGCATCACCCGAGACCGAAGGGGCCCAGCACTGGAAGGGGAGTGGGGCCAGTAGCTCCCTGTCGTAACCTCTATCGGCAGGTCCTTTGCAGTCAGCCTGGGACCCGAGGGGGCAGAGGGAGCCTAGTGTTTAAGCCACAGTTAAACCGGGAGTGGACTCGGTGGGGCTCAGGCCTGGGGGCTGCACCTGGAGCCCCTGCTCAGCACCCCTTCCCGTTGCTCCCCAGGGTCCTTCTCTTCCCCCCACTCTCCAGTCGCCTCCGGTACTTGATCCACAGGACAGCAGAGAATTTTGATCTTTTGAGCAGCTTCTCTGTtggggagggctggaggaggaggacggTCATCTGTCACGTGGACATCAGGTGTGTATCCTGCCTCCTTGGAGGCCCCTCAGCAGCTGTttgagcggggggcgggggttgggggctggTCGGTTGAGCTGGTCAGTGTCTGAGAGGGAACCAGGGCCGGGAGGCCCCAGGCCAccacctgtgtccccagcctcaggggcttAGAGTCAGTGCTGCTTTCTGCTCCAGCAGCGGCGTAGATGTGCATTGTCTGTGGAATTCCTTTAGCAAATTCAGCTTCTGCACGCTGGgccagaagagagaaagagagagtggttTCAACAGCGGAGGTGTCTGCCCAGCGTTGCTCTCAGTGAGCTTGTGCCCCGCAGAGGCCACGGAACGTGCGAGTACATCTGGGCTTTCACTCACCTGTTTCCACGTGCCTCTTGCAGGATCTTATCATGATGACTATGATCCTAGCTTTGaaagttacatatttttttaataacgcAGTTCCTAAATGCTAGTACGCACCTTACCCTGTGAGTAAGCGAAGACTCGGCGCTCTCATATTCGGTTTATAACACTGGAGGGAGAGCTGACTGCTTCGGGCCTGTTCAGGGCATCCAGCCTCCACTCTGATGCCTTGTTAAGGTGTTCTTGAGGGTCATTTTGGCTTTGGTTTTTGCCCAAGGCTGACTTGAGAGCCTCGTGCCTGAATGGCAGGTCGCTCCAGTAAACCATTTTCCTTGGGGCCCAAACACCGCCCTGATCACCGCCTGCTCCTGCTGCAGGTTACCCGGTTCAGATGGGCTCTCTGGCCCCTGCCGCCCTCCTGCTTCCCACCCTAGCAAGTACCGAGGTCCGAGGTCCACCTCAAGCCAGGGAGCGGCTGCTGGTCCCCGAGGAGCGCGGGCCGGCCGGTGGCATCGTGGACGCAAGCCAGACCAGGCTTTGTATGTGCCCCGGGCGCTGCGCAGGCGAGAAGAATGGGCGCCCCTCCCGGCCCCAGGGCTTCAGGAAGATGCTCCAGCTGGCGGGCTCCCAGAAGAGCCCGATGATATCCGTGCCGGGGACCCCACCTCCGATCAGGAACTTCCTGTGTTGGCGACTCAGGCAGCAGAGGTCCGAAAAGGCCGTAGCAAAAGTGAGAATGAGTCACTGCCAGACCCAGTGGCCACTGAGTCCCCAGGGCCAGAGGATCACTCAGGGACGGGAGACAGGTCGGAGTCGGACACACAGCCTGGGCCCGGTCTGCAGCCAGACTTGGAAGACGGGAGTGGGAGTGAGCTGGAGAGGAGCCTGGcggcagagaaggaagaggacgAGGTGGAAGAGGAGGGGCCGGGCAGCTGCTCCGAGGAGGACGATTACAGTGAGCTGCTGCAGGAGGTGATGAGGCTCTTAAGCCCGGAAAAGGGAGGGCGGAAGTGAGGTGGGTGTAGTCGAGGGTGGATGGGGGCCGAGGGTCATggtgtggaggggtgggggggggggcgggtgctgGCTGAGCAGGCCTGGGTGTTGGGTGATAGGGGTCCCTTAGGAGATGTGTGGGGAGGGACCCAGGGGCCTTGCCCACAGGAGTCAGGACTGACATGCAGAGGGCAGGAGGCTCAGGGTCTGGGATCAGGGGTGTGGAATTCGGTCCCAGCTCAATCATGTAGGTGCTATTCGACTGTGGGCAAGTCATTTGGCTTTtcttagtctcagtttcctcatctgaaaaaataGCAGGTAATGATACACACGGCCCAAGGTAACATAGATGTGCACATGTTACAGAATGTACTGCAGATGTTGGTCATGAAAATCACTCTTCTGCCTGAAGCTTTGTCTTACAGATCTTGTACCCTTGGAACTGTGTGTCATGTGTCCGCCCCTGAGCCTGGCCGCGGTGTCAGTTGGGAGGGCGGGCATCCTGTATcgctattttacagatgaaggatgGATGCCAGAAAGCCTTGCTTATTATCACATCATTAATGAGAGAAGGAAAGATCCTGGGCCTGCCCAGCTCTGTGACTCACTGATGGCAACTTGGGGCAAAATTACTTAATTTGTTGACTCAGCttacccatctgtaaagtgggcctATAGAATAGGGTTTTCGGGATTCTGTGAAACATGATGTGTGTCCGTGCCAGTCACCCAGTGGGGACTCCCCTAAAACTCATGCTTCTCCATCTTCTGGCCCAGTCTGCCATCCTGCTGTCTTTCCCAGACCCCTACCCGGGGTGCTCACCTCCCTATCTACCCAGAAGCCTGCAGGACTCTCAGCGTGTGATTTTGAGAGCAGTCATTTGGAGTCATGTGTGTCAGAGCTCCCCTCGCTAAAGGGTCTGATCTCTCCCAGATAACGGACAACCTGACCGAGAAGGAGATTCAAGTAGAGAAGATCCACATGGACACGTCCTCCTTCGCAGAGGAGCTGCCTGGAGAGAAGGATTTTGCCCACGTGGTGGAGATCTATGACTTTGAGCCGGCGCTCAAGACCGAGGACCTGCTGGCAGCCTTTTCCGAGTTCCAGTGAGAGGCttcggggaggtggggaggagggggtgccCAACTTCTGGAGAGGAGCCAGGACAGCCCTTTGTTGTGGGGGACAgttgcctgcccctcccccagtgccCAGTGATCTAGAAGGAAAGGCAGAAAGTGGACGTGGTTGCTCTGGGCTCCATCCTCCTGGGCAGTTGGCTTGCTGGCCATGACTTTGTGGAGGAGGAGAGCTGAGGTTTTGGTTGCAGACACTCTCCAGAGGCCCGAGACCTGGTCCTGCTGGCACCGGGCAGCAGATCTCCGTCCCGGTCCCCCCACACCCACGTGGTGGCCAGGACCCAGCGGGGCCCCTGCCTCCCCTGCTCCACGAGCAGCCACCCGTCGGTCAGTCAGCAGGATGGGGCCATTTCCAGGCAGGAACTATTCCTGGGGTGAACTGGGCTTGAGCGGCCCTGGGGCAGGGTCTGGTGGAGATGGGAGATGGGGATATAGTGAGAGAAagatttctcttgtttccccGAATTCCTTGGATCCAAATCcaatctcttctccttttttctttttctttctccaaatgctcattttcttttctccagtcccccttctcttttcctccttaggCTTTAAAAACATCCCTTTCTTCAGGGCCCCCTTTCTGACTGCGTCCCGCacagcctccccttccctccccaagcCTGAGCTGGTGGACAGCTCGAGGGGCTCATCAGCTCTCCACCCCTGAGGGCGGAGCCAGACCGGGGCCACTGGTGGTTTCCTTGGCCGGCATGGCGGTGCCACGGAGAAGCCGTGGGCCCTGGGACTGCTCTGGCTTCCCACGGGCCCCAGACTCAGAGGTGCTTTCCTGAGCAGCAGAAAGAAAGTCGAACAGGGCAGTTGCATTGACACACTTGTATTAGGTCCTGTGCCCACCACACAAACCCTTTGCCTCCAGCCTCGGACCCCATGCCCTTGGCCTGACGTGACGGCACCCATGAGGAGCCCCCTTCGCCCTTGGCATTGTGTTCTACGAGCTTTGCATCCTGGCTTCCTCAGTTCTAGGAGTGGGGGCCCATCCGACCACGGGGCTGGTGTCTCTTTCTGAGGCGGACTGTCTGGTCTTCAGAGGAAGTCTGCGCCCGACGGCCGTCTCCTTCCCAGAGGAGACGGAACTAGTCTTGGGCTCAGAGTGTTTGAGGGTTGGAGGTGGGAGGGCACTTCCTGTAGCAGGAGGGGTTTTGCCCATTTGCTCGCCTCATCACTCTGTCTCTTCCCCGGCAGAGACAAGGGGTTCAAGATCCAGTGGGTGGACGACACACACGCGCTCGGGGTCTTTCCCTGCCTGGTTTCAGGTGAGACGGGCCCTCCTCTGATTGCCGTTGGGGAGGGCGGGAGCCTAGGTTTCCCTAGGTGGGAATCCCCCAGGTCAGGGTGCAGGCTACCCTGAGCCGGCGGACTGGCAGGGTGTCTCCCAGACCCTCCAGAAGTCCTGGGGGGCAGAGCAGGAGCCGGGCCAGGAAGCTCACGGCCTCGCCTGTTCATCTTCGTGCCTTCAGTTCGGAGGTTTCAGATTCAGGTGACCTTTACTGAGCATGTAGGGCCAAGCCCTACGGACTAACACATACTAAATGAAAGCATATGAAGGcgccatgttttatttttataaatttatttattttattttaggctgtgtttggtcttcattgctgtgtgcgggctttctctagttgcggtgagcgggggctgctcttcgttgccgtgcgtgggctctaggcgcgtgggcttcagtagttgtggcgagcaggctcagtagctgtggctcgcaggctctagagcgcaggctcagtagttgtggcacacgggcttagttgctccgcggcatgtgggatcttcacggaccagggctcgaacctgtgtccactgcattggcaggaggattcttaaccactgcgccaccagggaagtcccgaaggtGCCATTTTTATAGGTCAAAAGCATTCAAATACGGCAATTTCATACGGTTTGAGCAGATGCGTCTCATTCCGTTTTCATTACAGCGCCAAGAAGTAGGTCAGGTGAcccctatttcacagatggggagactgagttCCCTGGATGTCAGTGTGTGGTCAGGGTTACTAAGACTCTTGGCGTCAGAGCTGGGGAGGCCAGCCAGCCTCCTGGCTGTAGCCCCGGACGGTGCCCGTCCTCCGTCTTGGCCACTTTCCGGAGCTGCCCCTGCCACGCCACTGCTCAGTTTGGGTGTATTTGTAAAGAGTTGGTACCCCGCCGCCCTTGGCTGGGTTCTCACAACAACAGCTTCTGAACACAGAGCTGGGAGTGACCATGGCCGGGGTGGGCCCAGTTCTCAGGAGAGCCTGGGGTTTCAGGGAAGGGGGGCAGTGTCTAGGGAGCAAGAGGACTGGGGCGAGGTAGGGGCGTCAACCCCAGGGAGGGAGCCACTGAAAGAgaggggggggcagggggaggcccAGAGGCTTTCTGGTCCGCGGAAAGGAGGAACAGTGGGCTAGGCGTGGCCACGGCTGCCTTCCGGGCTCCACCAAGCTGTGGGGCACGGGCGGCCACGTCctggccccagtttcctcatccctACGGCGGCTTGGACCCGAAGCCCCTCCCAGCTCTGACCTGCTGTGTCTGTTAAGTGGCCTGAGTGCTCCAAGACCTGGCACAGCTTGGGGCAGTGAGGGCACGTGCCCTGGGAGGGTCTCGAGTCGGGGAAGGGTGGCGTTTGTTTTAAGCTCCCGGGCTTTGGAAGGCGGGGGCCTGCGCCTCCTGACGTCAGAACTGTAGGCTCCCGCAGCTCCCGACCAGCCGGGGCAGGAACGTGGAAGCTGGGCTCCGAGCGGGCTGTGCACCTGAGAGCGTGGGTGGCCCCGTGCAGGTCTGCGGGCTCGGGGGACGAGGCAAGCTCATGGGGCAGCCCTGTCCCTGAGCTCTGAATGGGTGTACAGAGCAGCTGCGTGGGCCTCGGGGTGACACGCGTGCTCCTGGGTCCTGCGGAGGCCTcagcaggaggaagagggcaCGGCTCCAGATCTGTTGTCTttccacagctgctgaggccctgaccagggatttcTCCACGCTCAAGATCCGGCCCCTGACGCAGGGAACCAAGCAGTCCAAGCTGAAGGCCCTGCAGAGGCCAAGTAAGGGAGCCTGTGGTCTGGGTGGGAGGGCTGTGCGCGTGTTCGGTTGGGCGGGGCGGGCCCTTCCCTCCGATTCCCTCCCCTCTTCAGTTCTCTGCTTTAGGGCTCCTGGGCTGCAGTGGCCAGTGGGGtgctcctccccaccccaggggggCCCCTCAGCAGTGCTGTCTGCCAGCTGCTCTGTCCCGGGCTTGCCCTCCGCTCACACGTCTCGTGCTGTGGCTCAGGGGGAAGCTTGGTCTTTCTGTGCGGCCGTGGAAGCCGTGTTTTGCTGTAGGGTAAAAAGCTTGGGCTTCCGTGTGATCCTGGCTCTGGTACTTCTGTAAGttggccttgagcaagtcacctaACGTCTGTGACATAAGCACTGGGGTGAATAAGAAAGCCTGGCACACGTGCCCGCAGCGGTGAGGGGCACACAGGAGATGCCGTATAAGTGACatctcctcccctttcctctcctccttccagaAGCGCGAGGGGCGCCTTAGAGGCCGGTTTTCCATGGCTGCAAAGCAGTGGCTGCAAAACTGGCCTGGGAGAAGCCTGCCGAGGCCGTCCACATTCTTGTGGGTTACGTGGGCTTTGTCCCAGACTCCTTGGGGACAATAAACATCCTGTCTGTTGACCCAAGAGCTCCAGGTGTCCCATCCTGATTTGCTTTCCCTAGGGGTAGACAGGATTAACACTGCCGCCACAGAGAAACAGGAAGGGCGCAGAGAGGTGATAGGATTAGTCAGGACCCCACAGGGGGCCTGGAGCCCTAGGCGGCCCCCTCTCACCAGCATCTGGTCCTGCTCTAATGGCCTCTGAGGCTGCTGTGTTGCTGGGAGGAGAGGCCATAGCCTTGAATTCAAGTCCGCACCCCATGGGGCTTTCCTTTTAGAGCTTCTGCGTCTGGCAAAGGAGAGACCACAGACAAACACAGCCGTGGCCCGGAGGCTGGTGGCCCGGgccctggggctccaacacagaaAGAAGGAGCGGCCCGCCGTGGAGCCTTCCCCGACCCTGAGGCCCTGAGAGGCCCAGGCGGCTTGGATTGGCGCCCCCCGACCCCCTCGTCAGCTGGGGCCCCAACACCGCAAGCCTTTACACGCACCAGAGCAGCCCTGAGCCATCCTCGGGGCGTCACTGTGGGGCATGGGGGGCTTTACCTTGATCTAGTTCcagaatttgagaaaaaaataaaaatgtaagaattgTTAACGTGATTGCTTCAAAATGGGATGGTCTGCCGCTGGACACTAGGGGGCGCTGTTCGCTTCCCATTTGAGACCTGCTCTCCTCACTCTAGTTGACTGGGCTCGAGGATCCAGCTGGGCCTCGAAGGCATTTTTGCGCAGAGCCTGCCCAGCTTGGGGGTGCAGGTTACACCTGTTGTGTGACACATGCCCAGTCTCCCCCAGAGCAGCTGTGGGCTATTGGCAGTGCTGCGGGCACCCTGCCTTTGGACTGGTCCCAGTGTTACCAGTGGTGTGGGTTACACGGGTGGGGGGGGGTCCTTGCTGAAATAAACACGAACAAGCCAAGAGGCGAAATCTGAAATGCCCGCCGaggtctctcccctccctggaacgGCGGGGAGGGCAGCTTTGTGCGGACAAGGCCCCAGCACACTCATCTTTCCGGTTTGGGCAGAGTTGGTGCCGAGCGGTCCTGCCTGGCGCGCTGAGGTCATCGTGGACCCCTCGATTTGCTGGGCCACAGCGTGCTATGACACAAGGGGGAGCTCTGCGCCTGGGGGGAGAGTGGCTGGCTCGGGGTCCACCCTCACTGCACCCCGGGGACCCATGATCTACTTGACTCCTCCTCCCCCAGAGCCTGAGACTTAAGTCTAGGTGTCCCATCTGGTCCTCACACAACCACCGTGGCCCTGACACATTTCACTAAAACACAAGAGCTGAAGAAAGGCTGAGGCCTCTGTTTCTGTGGATTTTCCTGACCTCCTTAGACCGCGGCTCTCGGCAGGAGTTGCCCTTCCTCTGTGGTGTGCGTTGAACGAGGCCCCTGAGGCCACGCCGGACGGGAGGGGCCCAGGAACTCAACGTCCCTGCAGGAGAGCACATGTCAGGGTGCCAAGCTCCCTGACTGCCGACTAGGGAAAGGAGCTCTGCTGCTCAGGGGCTGCGTGCAGAGGCCCAAATGAAACACACATGCAGGTCATAAATCTTTTATTCCAAGTTTCAAGTATGTGTAAGTGTCTGTGGTGACACATGGCGATCGGTAAGTGTCCTCATCACCCAGGACCCTGGTTATAGCACCGTTGAATCAGTTACAGAACTGGAAGGACAGAAAGAGAAGTCACTTACACAGGCGGGCtgcttttcttctgagctatACTTTCAAAGGCCCAGATGCCCAATATGAAATGCCACTAAATTTGTGTTTCAAAGTCTGTGAAAATAgaatataataatagtatcttGAAAAATAAGAGGACACGGGGGTGTGTGGGGGAGAGAAGTACCAGCTCTGAGCTCACTGAATCAGAAGACGtgtggcagcattatttatatgTGTGGATAGAATAGAGGCAGTTTGTTTAATTGGAAGAGAAGTCTAGCTACTCCAGTTGGCTGGAAACGACCTAAGAGGAGGAGAAATGGGATTCATCCAGACCTCCTCGGGTTGATCACTCACGTTGCCAGCATgtaacttgagaagaaaatggccCCATGTTATCTGTGGTGAGCCAGGCAGGTGGTGAGACTCGGAGTGGACTGTGCTTAGGATGGGACAAGCTGGTGACAACCTGTGCGCTGGGGTCCTGGACAGGATGGCTCTCCGTTGGCACTGCTCCCACAGCCCCGTGGACaagccccagccccagaggccTTCCCAGCCTGCAGGTGTCAGGAACACGCCTTCCTCGCCTTCCTCCTGAGCCTGGCCTTCCTCCTGAGCCTGGCCGGGGCTGCAGGGGGTCGAGACAGGCGGGCCGGGCTGGATGAAGGGGAGCAGGGCGAGGCTGTCGGTCGTTGGGGAAGATGCACTGTGGCCCAAAGGCAGGAGGTGACCATGTCACTGCTTTACCGCGTGGAGAGCTGGTTATTTATGAGTCCACTGAAGTGTTCaaactttttttctgtctcttcactGAAGGAACCACCTGAAGGGTGGGCATCAGGGAGACAAGAGTTTGGCAAACCGGATACACAGGTCACAGAGTCCCTGGGCCACCACCCTCCTCGGGCGGCCACCTCTATGTGACACCCCCAGGGCAGCGACAGGTGCTGGCCATCTCTAGGGCCAGGCCCATGTCAGCTGCTCTGTCAAAGTCGAGTGAAGGAGCGACTAAATCTAGTGCTTTTCGTTTTCTCCTCCACCGAGAGCGAGGCCATCACTTTTCCCGCTCAGCCTCCCCTTTCGGAACCCAGGTTGTATAACGCGAGGAAAAGCTTCTTTACTGGCAACTAGAAGCCACAGTGGTTGACTAGCTTCTAGCTCTCAACAGGAAAACGATACAGAGCCTGCAAATTGCTGGCGCCCCCATTTTTGAGGTCTCATGCGTAATGAGGTGGTAGCCTCAGCTCCAGCCCTGAAATAGCTTTGGGGTCTATGCTGGGCCGGCCCGGTTTCTGCCCCGTCCTTTCTCCTTAGTCAGAGCTGGCTATGAAAACCCGGTCTCCATCCAGGCCTGTGGTGTCTACAGTGTCCTTCCTGCGTGTGGAAACGCGAGGCTGGCCCCATTCCCTGAAGTCTTCACCCAAGTTAGGAAGCTGCTCTGGCTCCTGGATAAAGTGGGGCAGCTCTTGCCTGTCTCCTGGAGTTGGGCTGCGGCGTGGGGGGACCTGGCAGGCCTGAGGCGCTGTGCTCCCCAGGAGGGCCCGGGGGCCTTACCTATGTGGCAGTTGTACATCCAGATGCGGTGGCCGTCATAGCGGGTCCTGCACTTCATGATGTTATTGGTGTAGTCGGACTCCGCCACCTCGTAGTTGGGGTTGATGACGACCTGGGGGAGAGTCTGGTTGGAGGGGGTCCCGCCCCGGCCACCCTCCGTCCCAGGCCCAGCTGAGATGCTGAGACCAGGCCTGCCCCCAGAGCCGGGCTGACCTCATGGAAGGGAGCAAGCATGGCCGGTGCTGTGTTCCAGAAGCAGCCCGGTGGGCGCAGAGCTGGTCGGAGAtgaggtcggggtggggggggggggcgcgcaGAGGAGGGTGAGGCCTGGAGGAGTGAGACCTCCGCGCACCTCTGTCTGTCTCAGTGtaattcacacatacacacacagtcatACCCCGTCCTGGGTGCGCTGGGAGATCTGGTacagaggcaggagctggggcctggggaagCCACGGAACGGCTGTTGAAGGCGCCAGAAGGGAGCCGGGGAGTAGGAtgtgctgggaggggtgggggcaagGCCCGGGCGCTGTGGGGAGTTGGAGGGGGGCTGCCCTGGGTGCTGGAGACGACACTGCTCCCGGCGGTGTGACATTGGACATGTCCCTTCTGCTCTCCAGGCCTCGGTTTGCTCTAGGGGACCCCCAAGCCCTTCCCGCTCACCAGTGCAGGGCCTGGGCTCTCGAGGAGACTGGGCCTGCTTGTCCCCCTTCCTCTGCATCATCCTAGGAAAGAGGGCACAGCCCAAAGGAGCAGGGGCAGGAAGACCGTCATTTTGAGGGGGCTTCTGAGAGCGGACAGAAAAGGGGGATTTGGGGTGAGGAAcccagaggagaaaggggagggagggggagggggagggacagaagctgggcctggggctgtgGGCGAAGGTATGGAGGACACAATGGAGGCTTTTCCCGAGGGCCCTGCCACATGTGGAAGGGCTGAGAGCCCAGGGAGACAAGGGGGGCAGTGCTGCCCTAGGTCagtgtgatgggggaggggtaGCGTGCTAGTTAAGGCACATTCTGTAGGTTTGGGGCCCTCAGGACCTTTCCCTCCAGAAGGGCCTGGGTGTGACCCTTTAGTAGGCTGGTTGGGCCCTGCCAGAGCTGCTGTGGGAAACGGGCCAGtgggagcccccagccctgcatCCTGGCCAGTGCAGGCCATGCTGGGGGCCCCAGGCTACCACCATGACTCTGTGTCTCTAGGTAAGGCTGGTCAATGTCCCGCTCTGGGGTGACCTTACTTTTCTTTGATCTCTTTTCTACCGGACAACCTTAGctgtcccctgccccagcccatgTCCAGGATGGACAAACCCCCTGCACCAAGGCCCAGGCAGCCCCTTGCCCATGGACAGCCATGCCCTGAGGGAGCCCACCCAGGTGTCCCTGTGGGGTGACCGTGTGGGTAGTAGGGGCTATCAGGGCCTGCTTGACCCACTTGGGTGCACAGTCCCATCAGACTCTCAGATATATGGTTTCCAATCTCGTGGGGATCACTGGCTTTAGTTCCTTAGACAAAGGACCTGCTGTGGTTTACAACAGcaaagatgtggaagcaacctaagtgttcatcaacaggtgaCTGGATagagacgtggtacatatatacacaatggactactactctgccggaaaaaagaatgacattttgcaACTttccacaacatggatggacttggtg
Proteins encoded in this region:
- the LOC115864984 gene encoding R3H and coiled-coil domain-containing protein 1, whose translation is MEKDDGSYLREGHPEFSRGAPGEPGTERPAPGGAPAARQCALRGKPIKNTPLSLLPCLLRAAWWRCASAEVRGADSRARRLLGTLRAAAATRWAPAVLPPVTLALLCLDGVFLSSAENDFVHRIQEELDRFLLQKQLSKVLLFPPLSSRLRYLIHRTAENFDLLSSFSVGEGWRRRTVICHVDIRLPGSDGLSGPCRPPASHPSKYRGPRSTSSQGAAAGPRGARAGRWHRGRKPDQALYVPRALRRREEWAPLPAPGLQEDAPAGGLPEEPDDIRAGDPTSDQELPVLATQAAEVRKGRSKSENESLPDPVATESPGPEDHSGTGDRSESDTQPGPGLQPDLEDGSGSELERSLAAEKEEDEVEEEGPGSCSEEDDYSELLQEITDNLTEKEIQVEKIHMDTSSFAEELPGEKDFAHVVEIYDFEPALKTEDLLAAFSEFQDKGFKIQWVDDTHALGVFPCLVSAAEALTRDFSTLKIRPLTQGTKQSKLKALQRPKLLRLAKERPQTNTAVARRLVARALGLQHRKKERPAVEPSPTLRP